In Hippocampus zosterae strain Florida chromosome 3, ASM2543408v3, whole genome shotgun sequence, a genomic segment contains:
- the rfx4 gene encoding transcription factor RFX4 isoform X2, protein MHCGLLEEPDMDSTESWIERCLNESESKRYSSHMSLGNMSTDEHEEKENNRASKPHSTPATLEWLEENYEIAEGVCIPRSALYMHYLDFSEKHDTQPVNAASFGKIIRQQFPALTTRRLGTRGQSKYHYYGIAVKETSQYYDVMYSKKGAAWVNEAGKKEVTKQTVAYSPRSKLGTLLPEFPNVKDLHLPASLPEERVSTFIMMYRTHCQRILDTVIRANFDEVQSFLLHFWQGMPPHMLPVLSSPTVVNIVGVCDSILYKAISGVLMPTVLQALPDSLTQVIRKFAKQLEEWLKIALHDLPENLRNIKFELSRRFSQILKRQTSLNHLCQASRTVINSADITFQMLEDWRNVDLNSITKQTLYTMEDSQEEHRQLIIHLYQEFDRLLEEQSPIEAYIEWLDSMVDRCVIKVSGKRPGCLKKMAQQFLLMWSCFGTRVIRDMTLHSAPSFGSFHLIHLMFDDYVLYLLESLHCQERANDLMRAMKGEGGAEQDEGFTLTEITATSSPSPGAYSPARSVHSAAVSSSSPAADASPEYPSSTVTTAGGCAPDAGQQLSCMRSSSSAAGSTPPPPSSAHRLPVYAHREEHGYTGSYNYGNYANQHPHAIQSQYPGLSHDATIPAPLHYSAYHRSSAQYQFNGQMSRMDPCLMSSTPRLHPAPVTPRWPDMSSVNGCYGSPPVHSARYATSGDVYSPLVPRRNSEYEHSQHFPGFAYINGEATATGWAK, encoded by the exons GCTGGAGGAGAACTACGAGATCGCTGAAGGCGTGTGCATCCCGAGAAGCGCCCTCTACATGCACTACCTCGACTTCAGTGAGAAACACGACACGCAGCCAGTCAACGCGGCCAGCTTTGGGAAG ATTATCAGACAACAGTTTCCAGCACTAACCACCAGACGACTCGGGACGAGAGGGCAGTCAAA GTACCACTACTACGGCATCGCAGTGAAGGAGACGTCGCAGTACTACGACGTGATGTACTCCAAGAAGGGCGCGGCCTGGGTGAATGAGGCGGGCAAGAAGGAGGTGACCAAGCAGACAGTGGCGTATTCACCGCGCTCCAAGCTGGGGACGCTGCTGCCAGAGTTCCCAAATGTCAAAGACCTCCATTTGCCTGCCAGCTTGCCAGAGGAGCGG GTGTCAACCTTCATCATGATGTACAGAACACACTGCCAGAGGATACTGGACACGGTCATCCGGGCCAACTTTGACGAG gtCCAAAGCTTCCTGCTGCACTTCTGGCAAGGCATGCCCCCCCACATGCTACCCGTGCTCAGCTCGCCCACTGTAGTCAACATCGTCGGAGTGTGCGACTCCATCCTCTACAAGGCCATCTCCGGAGTACTCATGCCCACCGTCCTCCAAGCGTTGCCTGacag TTTGACACAGGTGATCAGGAAATTTGCCAAACAATTAGAAGAGTGGCTCAAAATCGCCCTTCACGACCTCCCGGAGAACCTGAGGAATATCAAATTTGAGT TGTCTAGGAGATTCTCGCAAATCCTCAAGCGGCAAACGTCCCTAAATCATCTGTGTCAG GCATCGCGCACTGTGATAAATAGCGCCGACATCACCTTCCAAATGTTGGAGGACTGGAGGAATGTGGACCTGAACAGCATCACCAAGCAGACGCTGTACACCATGGAGGACTCGCAGGAGGAGCATCGGCAGCTCATCATCCACT TGTACCAGGAGTTTGATCGCCTCTTGGAGGAGCAATCGCCCATTGAGGCCTACATTGAGTGGCTCGATTCCATGGTGGATCGCTGTGTCATCAAG GTGTCTGGGAAGAGGCCCGGCTGCCTGAAGAAGATGGCCCAACAGTTCCTGTTGATGTGGTCCTGCTTTGGGACCAGAGTCATTCGTGATATGACGCTCCACAGCGCCCCCAGCTTTG GCTCCTTCCACCTGATCCATCTCATGTTTGACGACTATGTCCTATACCTGCTGGAGTCGCTGCACTGCCAGGAGAGGGCCAATGACCTCATGAGGGCAATGAAAGGCGAAGGCGGCGCAG AGCAAGACGAAGGGTTCACGCTGACCGAAATAACCGccacctcctcgccatccccgggTGCCTACTCGCCCGCCCGCTCCGTCCATTCCGCCGCCGTGTCATCATCCTCGCCCGCAGCCGACGCGTCACCTGAGTACCCTTCCAGCACAG TGACAACGGCAGGAGGTTGCGCACCCGACGCCGGCCAGCAGCTGTCCTGCatgagaagcagcagcagcgccgCCGGCTCGACGCCACCGCCACCCTCCTCTGCCCATCGGCTGCCTGTCTACGCCCACAGAGAGGAGCATGG ATACACGGGCAGCTACAACTACGGCAACTATGCCAACCAGCATCCTCATGCCATCCAGAGCCAGTACCCCGGGCTGAGCCACGATGCCACCATCCCGGCACCGCTCCACTACTCCGCCTACCACCGCTCATCCGCACAG TACCAATTCAACGGTCAGATGTCCCGCATGGATCCGTGTCTGATGAGTAGCACTCCTCGACTGCACCCTGCGCCTGTGACCCCCCGCTGGCCGGATATGTCCTCAGTCAACGGCTGCTACGGTAGCCCCCCGGTGCACTCAGCGCGCTACGCCACATCGGGGGACGTGTACTCACCCCTGGTCCCGCGCAGGAACTCCGAGTACGAGCACTCGCAGCATTTCCCCGGCTTTGCCTACATCAACGGAGAGGCCACCGCCACAGGTTGGGCCAAGTAG
- the rfx4 gene encoding transcription factor RFX4 isoform X1: MHCGLLEEPDMDSTESWIERCLNESESKRYSSHMSLGNMSTDEHEEKENNRASKPHSTPATLEWLEENYEIAEGVCIPRSALYMHYLDFSEKHDTQPVNAASFGKIIRQQFPALTTRRLGTRGQSKYHYYGIAVKETSQYYDVMYSKKGAAWVNEAGKKEVTKQTVAYSPRSKLGTLLPEFPNVKDLHLPASLPEERVSTFIMMYRTHCQRILDTVIRANFDEVQSFLLHFWQGMPPHMLPVLSSPTVVNIVGVCDSILYKAISGVLMPTVLQALPDSLTQVIRKFAKQLEEWLKIALHDLPENLRNIKFELSRRFSQILKRQTSLNHLCQASRTVINSADITFQMLEDWRNVDLNSITKQTLYTMEDSQEEHRQLIIHLYQEFDRLLEEQSPIEAYIEWLDSMVDRCVIKVSGKRPGCLKKMAQQFLLMWSCFGTRVIRDMTLHSAPSFGSFHLIHLMFDDYVLYLLESLHCQERANDLMRAMKGEGGAEQDEGFTLTEITATSSPSPGAYSPARSVHSAAVSSSSPAADASPEYPSSTGAVQSYTWSLTYTVTTAGGCAPDAGQQLSCMRSSSSAAGSTPPPPSSAHRLPVYAHREEHGYTGSYNYGNYANQHPHAIQSQYPGLSHDATIPAPLHYSAYHRSSAQYQFNGQMSRMDPCLMSSTPRLHPAPVTPRWPDMSSVNGCYGSPPVHSARYATSGDVYSPLVPRRNSEYEHSQHFPGFAYINGEATATGWAK; this comes from the exons GCTGGAGGAGAACTACGAGATCGCTGAAGGCGTGTGCATCCCGAGAAGCGCCCTCTACATGCACTACCTCGACTTCAGTGAGAAACACGACACGCAGCCAGTCAACGCGGCCAGCTTTGGGAAG ATTATCAGACAACAGTTTCCAGCACTAACCACCAGACGACTCGGGACGAGAGGGCAGTCAAA GTACCACTACTACGGCATCGCAGTGAAGGAGACGTCGCAGTACTACGACGTGATGTACTCCAAGAAGGGCGCGGCCTGGGTGAATGAGGCGGGCAAGAAGGAGGTGACCAAGCAGACAGTGGCGTATTCACCGCGCTCCAAGCTGGGGACGCTGCTGCCAGAGTTCCCAAATGTCAAAGACCTCCATTTGCCTGCCAGCTTGCCAGAGGAGCGG GTGTCAACCTTCATCATGATGTACAGAACACACTGCCAGAGGATACTGGACACGGTCATCCGGGCCAACTTTGACGAG gtCCAAAGCTTCCTGCTGCACTTCTGGCAAGGCATGCCCCCCCACATGCTACCCGTGCTCAGCTCGCCCACTGTAGTCAACATCGTCGGAGTGTGCGACTCCATCCTCTACAAGGCCATCTCCGGAGTACTCATGCCCACCGTCCTCCAAGCGTTGCCTGacag TTTGACACAGGTGATCAGGAAATTTGCCAAACAATTAGAAGAGTGGCTCAAAATCGCCCTTCACGACCTCCCGGAGAACCTGAGGAATATCAAATTTGAGT TGTCTAGGAGATTCTCGCAAATCCTCAAGCGGCAAACGTCCCTAAATCATCTGTGTCAG GCATCGCGCACTGTGATAAATAGCGCCGACATCACCTTCCAAATGTTGGAGGACTGGAGGAATGTGGACCTGAACAGCATCACCAAGCAGACGCTGTACACCATGGAGGACTCGCAGGAGGAGCATCGGCAGCTCATCATCCACT TGTACCAGGAGTTTGATCGCCTCTTGGAGGAGCAATCGCCCATTGAGGCCTACATTGAGTGGCTCGATTCCATGGTGGATCGCTGTGTCATCAAG GTGTCTGGGAAGAGGCCCGGCTGCCTGAAGAAGATGGCCCAACAGTTCCTGTTGATGTGGTCCTGCTTTGGGACCAGAGTCATTCGTGATATGACGCTCCACAGCGCCCCCAGCTTTG GCTCCTTCCACCTGATCCATCTCATGTTTGACGACTATGTCCTATACCTGCTGGAGTCGCTGCACTGCCAGGAGAGGGCCAATGACCTCATGAGGGCAATGAAAGGCGAAGGCGGCGCAG AGCAAGACGAAGGGTTCACGCTGACCGAAATAACCGccacctcctcgccatccccgggTGCCTACTCGCCCGCCCGCTCCGTCCATTCCGCCGCCGTGTCATCATCCTCGCCCGCAGCCGACGCGTCACCTGAGTACCCTTCCAGCACAG GCGCCGTTCAGTCATATACGTGGTCCCTTACATACACAGTGACAACGGCAGGAGGTTGCGCACCCGACGCCGGCCAGCAGCTGTCCTGCatgagaagcagcagcagcgccgCCGGCTCGACGCCACCGCCACCCTCCTCTGCCCATCGGCTGCCTGTCTACGCCCACAGAGAGGAGCATGG ATACACGGGCAGCTACAACTACGGCAACTATGCCAACCAGCATCCTCATGCCATCCAGAGCCAGTACCCCGGGCTGAGCCACGATGCCACCATCCCGGCACCGCTCCACTACTCCGCCTACCACCGCTCATCCGCACAG TACCAATTCAACGGTCAGATGTCCCGCATGGATCCGTGTCTGATGAGTAGCACTCCTCGACTGCACCCTGCGCCTGTGACCCCCCGCTGGCCGGATATGTCCTCAGTCAACGGCTGCTACGGTAGCCCCCCGGTGCACTCAGCGCGCTACGCCACATCGGGGGACGTGTACTCACCCCTGGTCCCGCGCAGGAACTCCGAGTACGAGCACTCGCAGCATTTCCCCGGCTTTGCCTACATCAACGGAGAGGCCACCGCCACAGGTTGGGCCAAGTAG
- the rfx4 gene encoding transcription factor RFX4 isoform X3: protein MSLGNMSTDEHEEKENNRASKPHSTPATLEWLEENYEIAEGVCIPRSALYMHYLDFSEKHDTQPVNAASFGKIIRQQFPALTTRRLGTRGQSKYHYYGIAVKETSQYYDVMYSKKGAAWVNEAGKKEVTKQTVAYSPRSKLGTLLPEFPNVKDLHLPASLPEERVSTFIMMYRTHCQRILDTVIRANFDEVQSFLLHFWQGMPPHMLPVLSSPTVVNIVGVCDSILYKAISGVLMPTVLQALPDSLTQVIRKFAKQLEEWLKIALHDLPENLRNIKFELSRRFSQILKRQTSLNHLCQASRTVINSADITFQMLEDWRNVDLNSITKQTLYTMEDSQEEHRQLIIHLYQEFDRLLEEQSPIEAYIEWLDSMVDRCVIKVSGKRPGCLKKMAQQFLLMWSCFGTRVIRDMTLHSAPSFGSFHLIHLMFDDYVLYLLESLHCQERANDLMRAMKGEGGAEQDEGFTLTEITATSSPSPGAYSPARSVHSAAVSSSSPAADASPEYPSSTGAVQSYTWSLTYTVTTAGGCAPDAGQQLSCMRSSSSAAGSTPPPPSSAHRLPVYAHREEHGYTGSYNYGNYANQHPHAIQSQYPGLSHDATIPAPLHYSAYHRSSAQYQFNGQMSRMDPCLMSSTPRLHPAPVTPRWPDMSSVNGCYGSPPVHSARYATSGDVYSPLVPRRNSEYEHSQHFPGFAYINGEATATGWAK, encoded by the exons GCTGGAGGAGAACTACGAGATCGCTGAAGGCGTGTGCATCCCGAGAAGCGCCCTCTACATGCACTACCTCGACTTCAGTGAGAAACACGACACGCAGCCAGTCAACGCGGCCAGCTTTGGGAAG ATTATCAGACAACAGTTTCCAGCACTAACCACCAGACGACTCGGGACGAGAGGGCAGTCAAA GTACCACTACTACGGCATCGCAGTGAAGGAGACGTCGCAGTACTACGACGTGATGTACTCCAAGAAGGGCGCGGCCTGGGTGAATGAGGCGGGCAAGAAGGAGGTGACCAAGCAGACAGTGGCGTATTCACCGCGCTCCAAGCTGGGGACGCTGCTGCCAGAGTTCCCAAATGTCAAAGACCTCCATTTGCCTGCCAGCTTGCCAGAGGAGCGG GTGTCAACCTTCATCATGATGTACAGAACACACTGCCAGAGGATACTGGACACGGTCATCCGGGCCAACTTTGACGAG gtCCAAAGCTTCCTGCTGCACTTCTGGCAAGGCATGCCCCCCCACATGCTACCCGTGCTCAGCTCGCCCACTGTAGTCAACATCGTCGGAGTGTGCGACTCCATCCTCTACAAGGCCATCTCCGGAGTACTCATGCCCACCGTCCTCCAAGCGTTGCCTGacag TTTGACACAGGTGATCAGGAAATTTGCCAAACAATTAGAAGAGTGGCTCAAAATCGCCCTTCACGACCTCCCGGAGAACCTGAGGAATATCAAATTTGAGT TGTCTAGGAGATTCTCGCAAATCCTCAAGCGGCAAACGTCCCTAAATCATCTGTGTCAG GCATCGCGCACTGTGATAAATAGCGCCGACATCACCTTCCAAATGTTGGAGGACTGGAGGAATGTGGACCTGAACAGCATCACCAAGCAGACGCTGTACACCATGGAGGACTCGCAGGAGGAGCATCGGCAGCTCATCATCCACT TGTACCAGGAGTTTGATCGCCTCTTGGAGGAGCAATCGCCCATTGAGGCCTACATTGAGTGGCTCGATTCCATGGTGGATCGCTGTGTCATCAAG GTGTCTGGGAAGAGGCCCGGCTGCCTGAAGAAGATGGCCCAACAGTTCCTGTTGATGTGGTCCTGCTTTGGGACCAGAGTCATTCGTGATATGACGCTCCACAGCGCCCCCAGCTTTG GCTCCTTCCACCTGATCCATCTCATGTTTGACGACTATGTCCTATACCTGCTGGAGTCGCTGCACTGCCAGGAGAGGGCCAATGACCTCATGAGGGCAATGAAAGGCGAAGGCGGCGCAG AGCAAGACGAAGGGTTCACGCTGACCGAAATAACCGccacctcctcgccatccccgggTGCCTACTCGCCCGCCCGCTCCGTCCATTCCGCCGCCGTGTCATCATCCTCGCCCGCAGCCGACGCGTCACCTGAGTACCCTTCCAGCACAG GCGCCGTTCAGTCATATACGTGGTCCCTTACATACACAGTGACAACGGCAGGAGGTTGCGCACCCGACGCCGGCCAGCAGCTGTCCTGCatgagaagcagcagcagcgccgCCGGCTCGACGCCACCGCCACCCTCCTCTGCCCATCGGCTGCCTGTCTACGCCCACAGAGAGGAGCATGG ATACACGGGCAGCTACAACTACGGCAACTATGCCAACCAGCATCCTCATGCCATCCAGAGCCAGTACCCCGGGCTGAGCCACGATGCCACCATCCCGGCACCGCTCCACTACTCCGCCTACCACCGCTCATCCGCACAG TACCAATTCAACGGTCAGATGTCCCGCATGGATCCGTGTCTGATGAGTAGCACTCCTCGACTGCACCCTGCGCCTGTGACCCCCCGCTGGCCGGATATGTCCTCAGTCAACGGCTGCTACGGTAGCCCCCCGGTGCACTCAGCGCGCTACGCCACATCGGGGGACGTGTACTCACCCCTGGTCCCGCGCAGGAACTCCGAGTACGAGCACTCGCAGCATTTCCCCGGCTTTGCCTACATCAACGGAGAGGCCACCGCCACAGGTTGGGCCAAGTAG